The genomic region GGATGAAGCCAAAGAAGAGCTGCGCGAGATCATTGAATTCCTGCGCGAAGCGCAGAAATTCCAGAAGCTGGGCGGACGCATCCCCAAGGGCGTGCTGCTGGTGGGCCACCCGGGCACCGGCAAAACGCTGCTGGCCCGCGCCGTAGCCGGTGAAGCCAACGTTCCCTTCTTCAGCATCTCCGGTTCCGACTTCGTAGAAATGTTTGTGGGCGTGGGCGCAAGCCGCGTTCGCGACCTGTTTGAGCAAGGCAAGAAGAACGCGCCCTGCATCGTCTTCATTGACGAAATTGACGCCGTGGGCCGCCATCGCGGCGCAGGCCTGGGCGGCGGACACGACGAGCGCGAACAGACCTTGAACCAGCTTCTCGTCGAGATGGACGGCTTTGAGTCCAACGAAGGCGTGATCCTGATCGCCGCCACCAACCGTCCGGATGTTCTCGATCCCGCGCTGCTGCGTCCAGGACGCTTTGACCGCCGCGTGGTGGTGCCGCTACCCGATGTCCGCGGCCGCGAAGAGATTCTCCGGGTCCATACCCGCAAGATTCCCCTGGCGGACGACGTGGACCTCTCCATCCTGGCGCGCGGATCACCGGGCTTCTCCGGCGCGGAAATCTCTAACATGGTGAATGAGGCCGCTCTCAACGCCGCCCGCTGCAACCGCAAGTCAGTTCTGATGTATGACTTTGAACTGGCCAAGGACAAAGTGCTGATGGGCGCCGAGCGCAAGAGCATGCTGCTGACCGACGAAGAGAAAAAGGTCACGGCGTATCACGAAGCGGGGCACGCGATTGTCGCCGCGCTGATGCCGCATTCCGATCCGCTGCACAAGGTCACTATCATCCCCCGAGGCATGGCCCTGGGCGTGACCATGCAGCTTCCGGAAACCGACAAGCACAACTACACGCTGGAGTATCTCTCCACGCGCATCGCCGTCTCCATGGGCGGACGCATCGCCGAGGAGATCTTCCTCAGCCAGATGTCCACCGGCGCCGGCAGTGACATTGAAACCGCCACGGAAATGGCCCGCAAAATGGTCTGCGAGTGGGGCATGAGCAAGCTTGGGCCCCTGACCTACGGCAAGAAAGACGAACAGATCTTCCTGGGACGCGAAATCGCCCAGCATCGCGACTTCAGTGAAGAGACGGCCCGCGAGATTGACGCCGAGGTCCGCCGCTTCATCAATACCGGCTATGACAGCGCCAAGAGGATCATTACCGAGCACCGGGAGACCGTGGTCCGCATCGCCGAGGCGCTGCTGGAACGCGAGGTCCTGGATTCGAGCGAGTTGAAACTGATCGTGGATAACAAGCCGCTGCCCGCGCGCGTAATCCCCTCCAAGGGCGAGGGCGACGTGCAGCAGGTCCTGCGGCCGGAACCAGGACGGACCCCGGGGATCGCTCCAGGAAAGCCTTCTCCCGCCTAAATCCCGGGAACACAAGTAACCTCAGGGCAGCTTCGGCTGCCCTGTTTTCTTGTGCCTGAACAGCAAGTCCAAGCGCGCCTACGGCCTCTCGTAACCTCGTTGCGGCGGGTTTTCCCTTGATGCCGCCTGCGTTCCGGCTTACAGTTTCATTCACTCCCCTT from Terriglobia bacterium harbors:
- the ftsH gene encoding ATP-dependent zinc metalloprotease FtsH — its product is MNSTFKTVILWVVLLVVAFFLWRVIQSGTSGAKEADISYSEFTAALNQNNVKKVEIDGNVARGEYNNAVDGKTNFRATVPASNPELLKALDKISNDKTGRVTFKDGQGSNWPMMLIQFSPLLLIGVLWFIMIRQMQTGGNKALSFGKSRARLLSMQQKKITFKDVAGVDEAKEELREIIEFLREAQKFQKLGGRIPKGVLLVGHPGTGKTLLARAVAGEANVPFFSISGSDFVEMFVGVGASRVRDLFEQGKKNAPCIVFIDEIDAVGRHRGAGLGGGHDEREQTLNQLLVEMDGFESNEGVILIAATNRPDVLDPALLRPGRFDRRVVVPLPDVRGREEILRVHTRKIPLADDVDLSILARGSPGFSGAEISNMVNEAALNAARCNRKSVLMYDFELAKDKVLMGAERKSMLLTDEEKKVTAYHEAGHAIVAALMPHSDPLHKVTIIPRGMALGVTMQLPETDKHNYTLEYLSTRIAVSMGGRIAEEIFLSQMSTGAGSDIETATEMARKMVCEWGMSKLGPLTYGKKDEQIFLGREIAQHRDFSEETAREIDAEVRRFINTGYDSAKRIITEHRETVVRIAEALLEREVLDSSELKLIVDNKPLPARVIPSKGEGDVQQVLRPEPGRTPGIAPGKPSPA